A genomic window from Silene latifolia isolate original U9 population chromosome Y, ASM4854445v1, whole genome shotgun sequence includes:
- the LOC141632676 gene encoding uncharacterized protein LOC141632676 — MGGNWKDICKTKNLLKYGYSHGVWLADLKGYTVSSGYEWLRKKEHKVGWATLVWNPWCLPKHCFLNWLMFRSALPLKDRLLRHRVSLDDQCCICCNSTESMLHLFQHCRYVSTILELISAKLHIPIPKGNAIIWIGRRHWSRGETVVCLFAFMAVYYNVWQQRNLARLEGLIAHPEYVVAQIFKVLQIRVRQCNNIFTSANRVWLNSIGL, encoded by the coding sequence ATGGGGGGCAATTGGAAGGATATTTGTAAAACTAAGAATTTACTGAAGTATGGTTACAGTCATGGTGTTTGGCTTGCTGACTTGAAAGGATATACTGTTTCCTCGGGCTATGAGTGGCTGAGGAAAAAGGAGCACAAGGTTGGGTGGGCAACTTTGGTTTGGAACCCTTGGTGCTTGCCTAAGCATTGCTTTCTGAATTGGCTAATGTTTAGGAGTGCCCTCCCCCTCAAGGACAGGCTGCTTCGACATCGAGTTAGTTTAGATGATCAATGCTGTATCTGTTGCAATTCAACTGAAAGTATGCTTCATCTGTTTCAACACTGCAGGTATGTCTCTACTATTCTGGAACTGATTTCAGCCAAGCTGCATATCCCTATTCCCAAGGGCAATGCTATTATATGGATAGGTAGGAGACATTGGTCAAGAGGAGAGACTGTTGTTTGTCTGTTTGCTTTCATGGCCGTGTATTATAATGTTTGGCAGCAGCGTAATTTGGCTCGGTTGGAAGGACTCATTGCTCACCCTGAATATGTGGTAGCTCAAATATTTAAGGTGTTGCAAATTAGAGTAAGGCAATGTAATAATATATTTACTAGTGCTAATCGTGTATGGCTCAACTCAATTGGTCTATAA